In bacterium, one DNA window encodes the following:
- a CDS encoding NAD-dependent epimerase/dehydratase family protein translates to MPRHKTPSSKILVTGGTGFLGKHLVEELLQRGEKQIRVLTTSPPEWLQTLDVEVVEGSVTSAEIVKVAVEGVQQIYHLAGRVSRNDEEKREMYAVHVDGTRILCEAAIKAGARRMVLASSSGTIAITEDGFEIPNEEWPTPIEIISKFPYYASKLYQEKTARMICKNHMELVILNPSLLLGPGDERLSSTQDVLKFLAGDIPATPSGGMNFVDVRDVAPAFYNAMQHGIPGERYLLAGPNWTLERFFGHLERVSKVSAPRLKIPARLHTVSSKIVEGAYKTVGKTPPVEPVSMEMSRYFWYADSTKAKEELGFSPRDPQETLHDTVQYLRTQFLGAGIFN, encoded by the coding sequence ATGCCCCGCCACAAAACTCCTTCCTCTAAGATATTAGTAACAGGTGGGACCGGTTTTCTTGGCAAACATCTTGTGGAGGAACTGCTCCAGCGCGGCGAAAAGCAGATCCGCGTTTTAACCACCTCCCCGCCCGAGTGGTTGCAAACCCTGGATGTCGAAGTGGTGGAAGGCTCCGTAACATCGGCCGAAATCGTAAAAGTTGCAGTGGAAGGTGTGCAGCAAATCTACCATCTTGCAGGCCGCGTCTCCAGAAACGACGAAGAAAAACGGGAGATGTACGCCGTCCATGTGGATGGAACACGCATTCTTTGCGAAGCTGCAATCAAAGCTGGAGCCCGGAGAATGGTTCTGGCCTCCAGCAGCGGAACGATCGCCATCACCGAAGATGGTTTTGAAATTCCAAATGAAGAGTGGCCGACTCCGATCGAAATCATCTCCAAATTTCCTTACTACGCCAGCAAACTCTATCAGGAAAAAACGGCTCGAATGATCTGCAAAAATCACATGGAGCTTGTAATTCTAAATCCCTCCCTTCTGCTGGGACCGGGCGATGAAAGGCTCAGTTCGACTCAGGATGTGTTGAAGTTTCTGGCGGGTGACATTCCTGCCACTCCATCGGGAGGCATGAATTTTGTGGATGTGCGCGATGTCGCGCCTGCATTTTATAATGCGATGCAACACGGAATTCCAGGAGAGCGTTACTTACTGGCGGGGCCTAACTGGACGCTGGAAAGATTTTTCGGCCATCTGGAAAGGGTTTCAAAAGTTTCTGCTCCACGCCTCAAAATACCGGCCAGACTCCACACAGTGAGTTCCAAAATAGTAGAAGGAGCGTACAAAACGGTGGGTAAGACACCGCCAGTGGAACCAGTCAGCATGGAAATGTCCCGTTATTTCTGGTATGCCGACTCCACAAAAGCGAAAGAGGAGCTGGGCTTTTCGCCCCGCGACCCGCAGGAAACACTCCACGACACCGTGCAGTATCTACGCACCCAGTTTCTGGGAGCCGGCATCTTCAACTGA
- a CDS encoding AMP-binding protein, giving the protein MSTVSPSEIFRNRSIFFIGGTGFLGKVTLSMLLHHFPEVGKIYLMVRAGSSQDSEDRFWTNIFSSPAFDPVRQKYGSSVKEYLSEKLTILGGDITHKNLGYTEEQAQEIAQDIDLVLNSSGNVSFNPPLETALKTNVTGTQNLIEFVKRMKRPAFVHTSTCFVAGNRSGQVWEEDPVVGYFPRRKDMKDAHFSVDQELKDCDRLIRSVVEEATDATLNAEFHAIARKRLIEEGRDPDDESTLNLAAARERKDWIRNRMSDLGLQRAQWWGWPNIYTYTKSMAEQMIAAETGIARAIIRPAIVESSLSYPFSGWNEGFNTTAPLILFALNGQFEFPVNNNLVLDIVPVDFVASAMLSIAAQTIVEEPDLVYQLCCGDVNPARMRRIVTLLGLYKRKYFQDKETGNQFINALASRMEARPIEDNYFRKLVPFVHKTSKKAIKLLDKAKPYGTFSGLLQSVKKGAQHLEAFIQEGLDAYEQFRPFMVLNEYQFRADHVRALFARIATEDRERLNWAPESIDWYHYWLKVHFPGLKKWVFPKMEEIGRPKPKRVYTYRNLMELFHAVTKLHENRIAMRMERKGELEEYTYADLHELVTRAATFLHGEGIAADDRVGLLSENSPEWGISYFGILKAGGTAIPLDKDLTTDEIANLLVAGNAKSLILSKKYLRKHDRLPEKLKQTGREVSIWTFDQIYDLRDEKIETALAAKLPKAKPTAIASLIFTSGTTGRPKGVMLTHKNLSSMMAQLLKVYDVTAEDGFLSMLPLHHTFEFSTGFLLPLSRGAQITYLEELNSDSISKGLKEGHVTIMVGVPALWDLLRRRILKKFGDKSEKLEGFVKGLISLNKWIREKSSLNLGPFLFFPVHHGLGGKIRYLISGGSALSEKSYETFYGLGFSMNEGYGLTEASPVLTVTRPDAKPLVGSVGEALPGVEVKILHPNEQGIGQVIARGPNVMAGYYENKEATDMTIIDGWLHTGDLGYIDSAGNLFLVGRSKDLIVGSSGKNVYPDELEELYRHHDLIKELSIVGLPDEDGERISCIVVPDYEFDEKLHRSQVHTKIEEHFREISSSLPVYKRVQWLQFHDEELPRTGTRKVKRREIISILQKRIAEAPPQRPAFADVPSSDWLVMMVSQVCGKPASNIHDNTTFDELGFDSLMYNELGAAIEASGRKIPPTANLSGITNIKELAEFLRAGSRAMVSAERQTRSLKKKEDLELPSILRDAGSLGLDVIQRIFYKKVMNVRIEGKGNIPVHTNFIVAPNHCSHLDMGLVKTAMGDAGKNMVAVAAADYFFDNKYKRAFFDNFTNLIPMERKGSLRESLQLAHDHLHHGYNLLLFPEGTRSVTGEIQEFKSSLGYLALRTGKGILPVYLSGTFEAMPKGSSTIKSRKLSVRFGPFLSHDLLGKLTKGMPKNDAYRLITAVVQRIVERMKEGLDPAIDLNTVRRQWTREQHPQIEATPVTGD; this is encoded by the coding sequence ATGTCGACGGTCTCGCCGAGCGAGATTTTCCGAAACCGGTCCATTTTCTTCATTGGCGGCACCGGTTTTCTCGGGAAGGTGACGCTCAGCATGTTGCTGCACCATTTTCCCGAAGTGGGCAAAATCTACTTGATGGTTCGCGCCGGCTCGAGTCAGGACAGCGAGGACCGATTCTGGACGAACATCTTCTCGTCTCCAGCGTTTGATCCGGTCCGCCAGAAATACGGCTCCAGCGTAAAAGAATATCTGAGCGAGAAACTTACGATTCTGGGCGGAGATATCACACACAAAAACCTGGGATATACGGAAGAGCAAGCTCAAGAAATCGCTCAAGATATCGATCTGGTTCTGAATTCTTCTGGAAACGTCAGCTTCAATCCTCCGCTTGAAACGGCATTGAAAACGAATGTCACAGGCACGCAGAATCTGATCGAGTTTGTAAAGCGGATGAAGCGTCCTGCTTTCGTCCATACCAGCACCTGTTTTGTTGCAGGCAATCGCTCCGGTCAGGTTTGGGAAGAGGATCCTGTTGTTGGCTACTTTCCGCGGCGCAAGGACATGAAGGACGCTCACTTTTCGGTTGATCAAGAGCTGAAAGACTGCGACCGTCTGATCCGCTCTGTCGTAGAAGAAGCCACCGATGCGACTTTGAACGCAGAATTCCACGCGATCGCCCGCAAACGATTGATCGAAGAGGGACGGGATCCCGATGATGAAAGCACGCTCAATCTTGCTGCTGCGCGCGAACGGAAGGACTGGATCCGAAATCGCATGAGCGATCTCGGCTTGCAACGCGCCCAATGGTGGGGCTGGCCGAACATCTATACCTACACCAAAAGCATGGCCGAACAAATGATTGCAGCCGAAACCGGCATTGCCCGCGCGATTATCCGCCCAGCAATTGTGGAAAGCTCTCTCAGCTATCCATTCAGTGGATGGAATGAAGGATTCAATACGACTGCGCCTCTGATTCTTTTTGCGTTGAACGGCCAATTTGAATTCCCGGTAAATAACAATCTTGTTCTCGATATTGTGCCGGTCGATTTCGTTGCCTCTGCCATGCTCTCGATAGCGGCACAAACCATCGTTGAAGAACCGGATCTCGTTTATCAGCTTTGTTGCGGTGATGTGAATCCTGCTCGCATGCGAAGAATTGTTACTTTACTTGGCCTGTACAAACGGAAATACTTCCAGGATAAGGAAACGGGCAACCAGTTTATCAACGCGCTTGCCTCACGAATGGAAGCGCGCCCGATCGAGGATAACTATTTTCGAAAACTCGTACCGTTCGTTCACAAGACTTCGAAAAAAGCGATCAAGCTTTTGGATAAGGCGAAACCTTATGGAACCTTCAGTGGTCTGCTTCAGAGCGTCAAAAAAGGAGCGCAACATTTGGAAGCGTTTATCCAGGAAGGGCTCGATGCCTACGAACAGTTCCGGCCGTTCATGGTGCTCAACGAATATCAATTTCGCGCCGATCATGTGCGGGCCTTGTTTGCGCGGATCGCCACAGAAGATCGCGAACGGCTCAATTGGGCTCCCGAGTCGATCGATTGGTATCACTACTGGCTGAAGGTTCATTTCCCCGGCTTGAAAAAGTGGGTCTTCCCGAAGATGGAAGAGATCGGCCGTCCCAAGCCCAAACGCGTCTACACGTATCGCAACTTGATGGAACTCTTCCATGCAGTGACCAAGCTTCATGAGAACCGGATCGCCATGCGAATGGAGCGCAAGGGGGAACTCGAAGAATACACATACGCGGATCTGCACGAGCTCGTCACGCGAGCAGCAACATTTCTTCACGGTGAAGGAATTGCGGCAGATGACCGTGTGGGATTGCTCTCGGAAAATTCTCCCGAATGGGGCATCAGCTACTTTGGCATCTTAAAAGCCGGGGGCACTGCAATTCCGCTCGATAAGGATTTGACTACTGATGAAATTGCCAATCTTTTGGTCGCTGGAAATGCAAAAAGCTTGATCCTGAGCAAAAAATATTTGCGAAAGCATGATCGTTTGCCGGAAAAACTGAAGCAGACGGGCCGTGAAGTATCGATCTGGACGTTCGATCAGATCTATGATCTTCGGGACGAAAAAATCGAAACTGCACTTGCCGCAAAACTGCCCAAAGCAAAACCAACAGCGATTGCTTCGCTGATCTTCACTTCCGGCACAACCGGCCGTCCGAAGGGCGTCATGCTGACGCACAAAAATCTGAGCAGTATGATGGCACAGCTATTAAAAGTTTACGACGTCACTGCGGAAGATGGCTTTTTGAGCATGCTCCCTTTGCATCATACGTTTGAATTCTCCACCGGATTTTTGCTTCCACTGAGCCGTGGCGCGCAAATCACTTACCTCGAAGAGCTGAACAGCGATTCCATTTCAAAAGGATTGAAAGAGGGACACGTGACCATCATGGTGGGCGTGCCTGCTCTATGGGATCTTCTGCGACGCCGCATCCTGAAAAAATTCGGGGACAAGTCGGAAAAACTCGAAGGCTTCGTGAAAGGACTCATCAGCTTGAACAAATGGATCCGCGAAAAGAGCTCGCTGAATCTTGGTCCTTTCTTGTTCTTCCCCGTTCATCATGGGCTGGGCGGAAAGATCCGGTATCTGATCAGTGGCGGGTCCGCGTTATCTGAAAAATCGTATGAAACTTTTTATGGCCTCGGTTTCTCCATGAATGAAGGCTATGGTCTGACGGAAGCTTCTCCAGTTTTAACCGTGACCCGGCCCGATGCGAAACCTCTGGTAGGCAGCGTTGGAGAAGCGCTTCCCGGAGTGGAAGTAAAAATTCTGCATCCGAATGAACAGGGAATCGGTCAAGTAATCGCGCGCGGACCAAACGTGATGGCCGGTTATTATGAAAATAAGGAAGCGACCGATATGACGATCATCGATGGCTGGCTTCATACAGGGGACCTGGGATACATCGATTCTGCCGGAAACCTCTTCCTTGTTGGGCGCTCGAAAGATTTGATTGTCGGATCGAGCGGCAAAAACGTTTATCCGGATGAGCTTGAAGAACTTTATAGACATCATGATTTGATCAAAGAGCTAAGCATTGTTGGCCTGCCTGATGAAGACGGCGAGCGAATTTCCTGCATTGTCGTGCCGGATTACGAATTTGATGAAAAACTTCATCGTTCGCAGGTTCACACGAAAATAGAAGAACACTTCCGTGAAATTTCCTCCAGTCTGCCTGTCTACAAACGCGTTCAATGGTTGCAGTTCCATGATGAGGAGCTGCCACGCACCGGCACCCGAAAGGTAAAGAGACGCGAGATTATTTCGATTCTGCAAAAGAGAATCGCTGAAGCACCGCCGCAACGCCCCGCATTTGCCGATGTGCCCTCCTCCGATTGGCTGGTGATGATGGTGTCTCAAGTTTGTGGAAAGCCTGCTTCAAACATTCATGACAACACAACATTTGATGAGCTGGGTTTCGACAGTTTGATGTACAACGAGCTGGGAGCAGCCATTGAAGCCAGTGGCCGCAAAATTCCTCCGACCGCGAATCTCAGCGGTATCACAAACATCAAGGAGCTTGCTGAGTTTTTGCGAGCCGGATCCCGCGCGATGGTTTCAGCGGAGCGGCAGACAAGAAGTTTGAAAAAGAAAGAAGACCTAGAATTGCCATCCATCCTTCGAGACGCCGGGAGCCTTGGCCTGGATGTGATTCAAAGAATTTTCTACAAGAAAGTCATGAATGTGCGAATCGAAGGAAAAGGCAACATTCCGGTTCACACGAATTTCATCGTAGCCCCAAATCACTGCTCGCATCTAGATATGGGTCTCGTGAAAACCGCGATGGGAGATGCGGGAAAAAACATGGTGGCTGTCGCTGCCGCCGATTATTTTTTCGATAACAAATACAAACGCGCATTTTTCGACAATTTCACGAACCTCATTCCGATGGAACGCAAAGGGTCCCTCCGCGAATCGCTCCAACTGGCACACGATCATTTGCATCATGGCTACAATCTCCTGCTCTTTCCTGAAGGCACGCGGTCTGTCACTGGAGAAATTCAAGAGTTTAAATCGAGTCTTGGTTACCTTGCCTTGCGAACAGGCAAAGGAATTCTACCGGTCTATCTTTCCGGAACGTTCGAAGCGATGCCGAAAGGCAGCTCAACGATCAAATCACGCAAACTGAGCGTGCGATTTGGTCCGTTCCTATCACACGACCTGCTGGGAAAATTGACCAAAGGAATGCCGAAAAATGACGCTTACCGTTTGATCACAGCAGTCGTACAACGAATTGTGGAACGTATGAAAGAGGGTCTGGATCCCGCAATCGATTTGAACACCGTCCGCCGCCAGTGGACTCGCGAACAACATCCGCAAATCGAAGCGACGCCCGTGACCGGCGATTGA
- a CDS encoding NCS2 family permease, translating into MIERFFKLKENGTDVRTEVLGGATTFVTMAYILILNPAILSFAGIPAGPSTVATGLAAIFGCLLMGFYANRPIAVAPYMGENAFIAFGLAAMGITWQQRLGSVFISGIIFLLITVIGLRTWLANSVSNSLKHSFAVGIGLFLTLIGMYETGIVTSFVTGMPAAAMLQPNTEFLRNPDVPVKIGNLHDPQVLLAIAGFLIMVVLMYHRVKGAILIGIAVTAIAGQILGFGHAPKGILAIPFQGEYSLAPIAFQLDIAGVLKLAFLPVLLTLFLMSFLDTLGTLMGLGAAGDMLDKEGNFPGIEKPMVVDALSCVFSGVIGTSTSGAYIESATGIREGARTGLASVITALLFGVSLFLIPLIEPLQMLRFAYAPALMAVGTLMVASFARIDFNNATELIPAFATIAMMVFTYNIANGLTAGLILYPVLKLLTGRQKELNAGAIVLAVLCLLYYVFGLPH; encoded by the coding sequence ATGATTGAGCGGTTTTTCAAACTCAAAGAGAACGGGACCGATGTAAGAACAGAAGTGCTGGGCGGAGCCACGACTTTCGTAACAATGGCTTACATCCTGATTCTGAATCCGGCGATACTGAGTTTTGCCGGAATTCCAGCAGGACCAAGCACGGTGGCTACTGGACTTGCTGCAATTTTCGGTTGCCTGCTGATGGGCTTTTACGCAAACCGCCCGATTGCTGTTGCGCCTTACATGGGTGAAAACGCATTCATTGCCTTTGGTCTTGCTGCGATGGGCATCACATGGCAGCAGCGATTGGGTTCCGTGTTTATCAGCGGAATCATTTTCCTCCTGATCACGGTGATTGGTTTGCGTACGTGGTTGGCAAACTCCGTATCCAACAGCTTGAAACACAGTTTCGCGGTTGGCATCGGTTTGTTTCTAACATTGATCGGAATGTACGAAACCGGAATTGTAACAAGCTTTGTAACCGGAATGCCTGCCGCCGCTATGCTGCAGCCAAACACAGAATTCCTTCGCAATCCGGATGTGCCTGTGAAGATTGGAAACCTTCACGATCCACAGGTTTTGCTCGCCATCGCGGGCTTTCTCATCATGGTTGTGCTGATGTATCACCGCGTCAAAGGCGCAATCCTGATTGGCATTGCTGTGACAGCAATTGCAGGGCAGATTTTGGGATTCGGTCATGCGCCGAAGGGTATTCTTGCGATTCCATTTCAAGGAGAATACTCGCTCGCGCCGATCGCATTTCAACTCGATATTGCCGGTGTTTTAAAACTAGCATTTTTGCCCGTCCTTCTAACACTCTTCCTGATGAGTTTCCTCGATACGCTCGGCACTTTGATGGGTTTGGGTGCCGCAGGCGATATGCTGGATAAAGAAGGAAATTTTCCGGGGATTGAAAAGCCCATGGTTGTCGATGCTTTGAGCTGCGTCTTTAGCGGCGTGATCGGAACATCGACAAGCGGCGCCTATATTGAATCGGCAACTGGCATCCGCGAAGGCGCTCGAACGGGACTTGCTTCTGTCATCACGGCACTCCTGTTCGGAGTTTCACTTTTCCTTATCCCGTTGATTGAACCACTGCAAATGCTGCGCTTCGCTTATGCGCCTGCGCTGATGGCGGTCGGTACCTTGATGGTCGCTTCCTTTGCAAGGATCGATTTTAACAACGCTACCGAGCTGATTCCTGCATTTGCCACGATAGCAATGATGGTGTTTACGTACAATATCGCCAATGGGCTGACGGCCGGCCTGATTCTTTATCCGGTGCTGAAACTTTTGACCGGCCGACAGAAAGAATTGAACGCGGGGGCCATAGTACTCGCCGTACTCTGTTTGCTGTACTACGTGTTCGGGCTACCCCACTAA
- a CDS encoding nickel-dependent lactate racemase, with protein MSLALRRRQYDHVVHIDTDSQPRILHYGEDFLLEDLPVGTRVIYPKPPIVGLPNPEAAIRYALHHPLEAEPLHAQLYPGMKVTIAMDDISLPLPPMKTPDIRKQILEIVLDMLTAHGVEDIHLIVANSLHRKLTEGEMKRMVGSKIFKEYHPDRFYNHDAEDPEGMISLGQTDHQEPVNINRRAAESDLLIYVNINLVPMDGGHKSVTVGLCDYESLRPHHEPQTIIDSDSYMDPAHSSLSRKCERMGRIVDEHMNVFHIETALNNDMFLSPMSFLAKNEDQFSDKDWALFNVTKATLEKLPRAAKRKMFFQIPSNYKMIACYAGKTEPVHERTLKHCFDQYAVPVKGQCDILITGIAYISPYNVNSILNPVLVQVMGPGYFFNMYRNKPVVKKGGVMILTHPCYDEFDPAFHPSYIEFFNRCLPDTKDSFELREKYELEFAHDPNYIQMYRRGNAYHGAHPFFMWYWAENGRKHLGKIIAVADNTYVPEMLGWDRASSLTEAIHMAKSMMGRSAEITMLHHPPIFMSDME; from the coding sequence ATGAGTTTAGCGTTACGGAGAAGACAGTACGATCACGTAGTCCACATCGACACGGATTCTCAACCACGCATCCTGCACTACGGTGAAGATTTCTTGTTGGAAGATCTTCCCGTTGGAACGCGCGTTATCTATCCAAAGCCACCGATCGTTGGGTTGCCGAATCCGGAAGCAGCCATTCGTTATGCCCTTCATCATCCGTTGGAAGCTGAACCGCTCCATGCACAGCTTTATCCCGGGATGAAAGTCACCATAGCGATGGATGACATTTCCCTTCCCCTTCCTCCCATGAAAACTCCTGATATCCGCAAGCAGATTCTCGAAATCGTTCTGGATATGCTGACCGCGCACGGAGTCGAAGACATTCATTTGATCGTCGCAAATTCGCTTCATCGAAAACTGACCGAAGGGGAGATGAAGCGGATGGTCGGCTCAAAAATATTCAAGGAATATCATCCGGATCGATTTTACAATCACGATGCAGAAGATCCGGAGGGGATGATCTCCCTTGGCCAAACGGACCACCAGGAACCGGTCAACATCAATCGCCGCGCGGCAGAAAGCGACCTGCTGATCTACGTCAACATCAATCTCGTGCCAATGGACGGCGGTCACAAATCAGTGACCGTTGGATTGTGTGACTATGAAAGCCTGCGCCCTCATCACGAACCTCAAACCATCATTGATTCGGATAGCTACATGGATCCGGCTCACTCCTCTCTCAGCCGGAAGTGCGAAAGGATGGGAAGGATTGTTGATGAGCACATGAACGTTTTTCATATTGAAACAGCGCTGAACAACGACATGTTTCTGAGTCCCATGAGTTTTCTTGCAAAGAATGAAGATCAATTCAGCGACAAGGATTGGGCACTGTTTAATGTGACCAAAGCAACTCTGGAAAAGCTCCCGCGCGCCGCAAAACGCAAAATGTTTTTTCAAATTCCTTCGAACTACAAAATGATCGCCTGTTATGCGGGAAAAACCGAACCGGTCCACGAAAGGACGTTGAAGCATTGCTTCGATCAGTATGCAGTTCCGGTGAAAGGACAATGCGACATTTTGATTACAGGCATCGCCTACATATCTCCTTACAACGTGAATTCGATTTTGAATCCGGTTCTGGTTCAGGTGATGGGGCCCGGCTACTTCTTCAACATGTATAGAAACAAGCCGGTTGTGAAAAAGGGTGGGGTGATGATCCTGACTCATCCCTGTTACGATGAATTTGATCCGGCCTTTCATCCCAGCTACATCGAATTCTTCAATCGATGCCTTCCGGACACAAAGGACAGCTTTGAGCTGCGCGAAAAATATGAGCTCGAATTTGCGCACGATCCAAACTACATTCAGATGTACCGCCGCGGAAATGCTTATCACGGAGCCCATCCTTTCTTCATGTGGTACTGGGCGGAAAACGGCCGCAAACATCTGGGCAAAATCATTGCAGTTGCAGACAACACCTACGTTCCGGAAATGCTTGGCTGGGATCGCGCCAGCTCACTGACTGAGGCAATCCACATGGCAAAGAGCATGATGGGACGTTCCGCTGAAATTACGATGCTTCATCACCCACCAATTTTCATGTCAGACATGGAATAA
- a CDS encoding HAD family phosphatase, translating to MKKGNKRTKSAAAFYDMDGTLVKTNLVHALLFQARNQQGVLQSITRTAQITASIPIFFLTDLYNRSVFQEKFFRSYKGESEDRLHFLSEELFEQVIKPSIFPGAIDLIERSRNIGLRQVLVTGALDITVAPLARYLRIDDWITNRLEFVDGFATGRLLPPVMVNATKASWIRTYAEKEGLSLHDSYCYTDSISDLPMLSVVGHPAAVNPDFRLRSAANQNNWPILDLT from the coding sequence ATGAAAAAAGGTAACAAACGAACCAAATCGGCGGCCGCATTTTACGATATGGACGGCACGCTTGTAAAAACAAACCTGGTTCATGCGCTGCTTTTTCAGGCAAGAAACCAGCAAGGCGTTCTTCAGAGTATTACGCGCACAGCCCAAATTACAGCTTCCATTCCGATCTTTTTTCTGACCGACCTTTACAACAGATCTGTGTTTCAGGAAAAATTCTTTCGTTCTTATAAAGGAGAATCGGAAGACCGTTTGCATTTTCTGTCTGAAGAATTGTTCGAACAGGTGATTAAGCCATCCATTTTCCCGGGTGCAATCGATTTGATTGAGCGTTCGCGCAATATTGGATTGCGGCAGGTTCTGGTCACCGGCGCGCTGGACATCACGGTCGCGCCGCTTGCCCGCTATCTGCGGATCGATGATTGGATCACGAACCGCCTGGAATTCGTGGATGGTTTTGCAACAGGAAGATTGTTGCCTCCTGTGATGGTGAATGCAACGAAGGCCTCCTGGATTCGGACGTATGCAGAAAAGGAAGGTTTGAGCCTGCATGACAGCTACTGCTATACTGATAGTATTAGCGACTTACCTATGTTATCTGTAGTAGGACATCCGGCTGCGGTGAATCCGGATTTTCGTTTACGCAGCGCCGCCAATCAGAACAACTGGCCGATCCTGGATTTGACGTAG
- a CDS encoding glycosyltransferase codes for MNPTVTVIVPAYNASATLSLCLKALLEEPEREIIVVDDCSTDTTPEIARSMGVQLIQTAKRSGPAAARNLGAEKAAGEILFFVDADVVIHKNSISLVQNILQDEKLAAVFGSYDDEPAEENFLSQYKNLLHHFVHHNSNADASTFWAGCGAIRKDLFLSVSGFNAEIYPHPSIEDIELGVRLRKKNLLIRLDKRLQGKHLKKWNALSLLRADILYRAFPWSRLIADMGEVPNELNLHSSHRISAVLAALFFALLLIGVFFPSWSIVAEAVLLLALVIFLNRSLYAFFLRKKGLIFVTGAIFWHMFYYVYSGIVFVFCWTRYRLLHSGDRPSLHPLPAKINEKR; via the coding sequence ATGAATCCTACGGTCACGGTGATTGTACCGGCATACAATGCGTCCGCTACGCTGTCGCTCTGTTTGAAGGCGCTGCTAGAGGAGCCGGAGCGAGAGATTATTGTGGTGGACGACTGTTCCACCGATACGACTCCAGAGATCGCGCGATCGATGGGGGTTCAGCTGATTCAAACAGCGAAGCGCTCAGGCCCTGCTGCGGCCCGCAATTTAGGCGCAGAAAAAGCGGCCGGCGAAATCCTCTTCTTCGTAGATGCGGATGTTGTGATCCACAAAAATTCCATTTCCCTGGTTCAAAATATTCTGCAAGACGAGAAACTTGCTGCTGTGTTCGGTTCTTACGATGATGAGCCTGCAGAAGAAAACTTTCTCTCTCAATACAAGAATCTTTTGCATCATTTCGTACATCACAACAGCAACGCTGACGCAAGCACGTTCTGGGCCGGATGCGGAGCTATCCGCAAAGATCTGTTCCTTTCCGTAAGTGGATTCAATGCGGAAATTTATCCTCATCCTTCAATTGAAGACATCGAGCTTGGTGTGCGATTGAGAAAAAAGAACCTACTCATTCGCCTGGACAAACGTCTTCAGGGTAAACATCTTAAAAAATGGAATGCCCTCTCGCTGTTAAGAGCGGACATTTTGTACCGGGCCTTCCCCTGGTCACGGCTGATTGCAGATATGGGTGAGGTTCCGAATGAGCTGAATTTGCACAGCTCACACCGTATCAGCGCGGTGCTTGCCGCACTATTCTTTGCCCTACTTCTCATAGGAGTTTTCTTTCCTTCCTGGTCGATCGTTGCCGAAGCAGTCCTATTGCTTGCACTGGTAATATTCTTGAACCGCTCCCTCTACGCATTTTTCTTGCGCAAGAAGGGTCTGATTTTCGTCACGGGCGCAATTTTCTGGCACATGTTCTATTACGTTTATAGTGGAATTGTTTTCGTATTCTGCTGGACGCGCTACCGTCTGCTACATTCCGGAGACCGTCCGTCTCTGCATCCTCTGCCAGCGAAAATCAATGAAAAAAGGTAA